A single genomic interval of Bradyrhizobium japonicum USDA 6 harbors:
- a CDS encoding efflux RND transporter permease subunit: MIERLIAVSLQQRWLVLLLALGAVAFGGWNFQRLPIDAVPDITNVQVQINTRAPGYSPLETEQRITFPVETAMGGLPKLDYTRSLSRYGLSQVTVVFKDGTDIYFARQLVGERIQQVKDQLPAGVEVAMGPVSTGLGEIFMYTVEAKAGAKTQGGHDYSLTDLRTVQDWIIRPQLRNVPGVIEVNTIGGFERQFHVLPDPGKLMAYRLGFRDVMTALAANNANVGAGYIERNGEQYLVRSPGQVGSISEIQDIVIGSRGGNPVRIRDVASVAEGRDLRTGAATRDGEETVLGTAMLLIGENSRSVARRVAARLDEIAKSLPDGVVTRTVYDRTHLVEATIRTVENNLLEGAALVVAVLFLILGNIRAALVVACVIPLSMAMTITGMVETKVSANLMSLGAIDFGIIVDGAVIIVENCLRMLAEAQRQKGGLLSTPERLRAILRGSCEVIKPSLFGTLIIAVVYLPVLTLTGVEGKMFTPMALTVLMALGAAVLFSITFVPAAVAIFVTGKVSEHENLFMRVAKRIYLPLLRRAIDNRVAVTVMAAIIVIASGVAAARMGGEFIPSLDEGDVALASIRIPGTSLTQSLDLQKALEKRIKEIPEVKEFFTRIGTAEIATDPMSPAQTDGYIMLKPRAEWPDPGKPKSEVIEAIDHAADEIPGSAYEISQPIQFRVNELISGVRSDVGIKVFGDDLDILQGAAKQVEAAIRGIRGASDVKIEQVSGLPILTVRLDRQALARYGLSIGEVQGIVEIAVGGKSAGKLFEGDRRFDIVVRLPEHLRGNLEAIRAIPIPLPPSEEAAGGTAVRTALTASPLAQMRYVPLSSVATVDATPGPNQISRENGKRRIVVTANVRARDLGSFVSEAEAAVAEKVKLPPGYWIGWGGQFEQLVSATKRLTIVVPVALLLVFLLLFMGMGSAADAALVFSGVPLALTGGVAALLLRDIPLSISAGVGFIALSGVAVLNGLVIIAFIERLRSEGLPVADAVREGALTRLRPVLMTALVASLGFVPMALATGAGAEVQRPLATVVIGGIISSTVLTLLVLPALYALFRRDGAAETPTMAPDLAASGER, from the coding sequence ATGATTGAGCGTCTCATCGCCGTCTCGCTTCAGCAGCGCTGGCTCGTCCTCCTGCTCGCGCTCGGCGCCGTCGCTTTCGGAGGGTGGAATTTCCAGCGCCTGCCGATCGACGCCGTCCCCGATATCACCAACGTCCAGGTCCAGATCAACACCCGCGCGCCCGGCTACTCGCCGCTCGAGACCGAGCAGCGCATCACCTTCCCCGTCGAGACCGCCATGGGCGGCCTGCCGAAGCTCGACTACACCCGCTCGCTATCGCGCTACGGCCTGAGCCAGGTGACGGTCGTGTTCAAGGACGGCACCGACATCTATTTTGCCCGCCAGCTCGTGGGCGAGCGCATCCAGCAGGTGAAGGACCAGCTTCCGGCGGGCGTCGAGGTCGCCATGGGCCCGGTCTCGACCGGCCTGGGCGAAATCTTCATGTACACCGTCGAGGCAAAGGCGGGGGCGAAGACGCAGGGCGGTCACGACTATTCGCTGACTGACCTCCGCACCGTGCAGGACTGGATCATCCGGCCGCAGCTTCGCAACGTGCCCGGGGTGATCGAGGTCAACACCATCGGCGGCTTCGAGCGGCAGTTCCACGTGCTGCCGGACCCCGGCAAGCTGATGGCCTACCGGCTCGGCTTTCGCGACGTCATGACGGCGCTGGCCGCCAACAACGCCAATGTCGGCGCCGGCTATATCGAACGCAACGGCGAGCAATATCTGGTGCGCTCCCCGGGCCAGGTCGGCAGCATCAGCGAGATCCAGGACATCGTGATCGGCTCGCGCGGCGGCAATCCCGTCAGGATCAGGGATGTCGCCTCAGTCGCGGAAGGCCGCGACCTCCGCACGGGCGCGGCGACGCGCGACGGCGAGGAAACCGTGCTCGGCACGGCCATGCTGCTGATCGGCGAGAACAGCCGCAGCGTGGCGCGCCGCGTCGCAGCCCGTCTCGACGAGATCGCCAAATCGCTGCCCGACGGCGTCGTGACCCGGACCGTCTACGACCGCACCCATCTGGTCGAGGCCACCATCCGCACGGTCGAAAACAACCTCCTGGAAGGTGCGGCCCTGGTCGTGGCCGTGCTGTTCCTGATCCTCGGAAACATCCGCGCCGCGCTCGTGGTGGCCTGTGTCATTCCGCTCTCCATGGCCATGACGATCACCGGCATGGTCGAAACAAAAGTCAGCGCGAACCTTATGAGCCTGGGTGCGATCGATTTCGGCATCATCGTCGACGGCGCCGTGATCATCGTCGAGAACTGCCTGCGCATGCTGGCCGAGGCGCAGCGCCAGAAAGGCGGCCTGCTCTCCACCCCCGAACGGCTGCGCGCGATCCTGCGCGGGTCGTGCGAGGTCATCAAGCCGAGCCTGTTCGGAACGCTGATCATCGCGGTTGTCTACCTGCCCGTGCTGACGCTGACCGGCGTCGAGGGCAAGATGTTCACGCCGATGGCGTTGACCGTGCTGATGGCGCTGGGCGCCGCGGTGCTGTTCTCCATCACCTTTGTGCCGGCGGCGGTTGCCATCTTCGTCACCGGCAAGGTGTCCGAACACGAAAACCTGTTCATGCGGGTGGCGAAGCGCATCTATCTCCCCCTGCTCCGCCGCGCGATCGACAATCGGGTCGCGGTCACCGTCATGGCCGCCATCATCGTGATCGCAAGCGGCGTGGCCGCCGCGCGCATGGGCGGCGAGTTCATCCCGAGCCTGGACGAAGGCGACGTCGCGCTGGCCTCGATCCGGATTCCCGGGACCAGCCTCACGCAGTCGCTGGATCTGCAAAAGGCGCTGGAAAAGCGCATCAAGGAGATTCCCGAGGTGAAGGAATTCTTCACCCGCATCGGCACCGCCGAGATCGCGACCGACCCGATGTCGCCGGCGCAGACAGACGGCTACATTATGCTGAAGCCGCGCGCGGAATGGCCCGACCCGGGCAAGCCGAAATCGGAGGTGATCGAGGCCATCGACCACGCCGCCGACGAAATTCCCGGCAGCGCCTATGAAATCTCCCAGCCGATCCAGTTCCGCGTCAACGAGCTGATCTCCGGCGTGCGCAGCGACGTCGGCATCAAGGTCTTCGGTGACGACCTCGACATCCTCCAGGGCGCCGCAAAGCAGGTCGAGGCCGCAATCCGCGGCATCCGCGGCGCCAGCGACGTCAAGATCGAGCAGGTCTCGGGCCTGCCGATCCTCACCGTCCGGCTCGACCGCCAGGCGCTCGCCCGCTACGGGCTCAGCATCGGTGAGGTGCAGGGCATCGTCGAAATCGCGGTCGGCGGCAAGTCGGCAGGCAAGCTGTTCGAGGGCGACCGCCGTTTCGACATCGTCGTGCGCCTGCCCGAGCACCTGCGCGGCAATCTCGAGGCGATCCGGGCCATCCCGATCCCGCTGCCGCCGAGCGAAGAAGCAGCAGGCGGCACCGCCGTGCGAACAGCGCTGACCGCCTCTCCCCTTGCCCAGATGCGCTATGTCCCGCTGTCGTCGGTCGCAACCGTCGATGCGACGCCCGGTCCCAACCAGATCAGCCGCGAGAACGGCAAGCGGCGCATCGTCGTGACCGCCAATGTCCGCGCGCGCGACCTCGGCTCCTTTGTGAGCGAGGCGGAAGCGGCCGTCGCCGAGAAGGTCAAGCTGCCGCCGGGCTATTGGATCGGCTGGGGCGGCCAGTTCGAGCAGCTGGTCTCGGCGACCAAGCGGCTGACGATCGTGGTGCCGGTGGCGCTCCTGCTGGTGTTCCTGCTGCTGTTCATGGGCATGGGATCGGCGGCGGATGCGGCTCTGGTGTTCTCCGGCGTGCCGCTGGCGTTGACGGGCGGCGTTGCCGCGCTTCTGCTGCGCGACATTCCTCTGTCGATCAGCGCCGGTGTCGGCTTCATCGCATTGTCTGGCGTGGCCGTTCTCAACGGCCTTGTCATCATCGCCTTCATCGAGCGGCTGCGCAGCGAGGGGCTCCCCGTGGCCGACGCGGTGCGCGAGGGTGCGCTGACGCGGCTGCGCCCGGTGCTGATGACCGCCCTGGTCGCCTCCCTGGGCTTCGTGCCGATGGCGCTCGCCACCGGCGCCGGCGCCGAGGTGCAGCGTCCGCTGGCGACCGTGGTGATCGGCGGCATCATCTCCTCCACTGTGCTAACGCTGCTGGTGCTGCCGGCGCTCTATGCGCTGTTCCGGCGTGACGGAGCTGCCGAAACGCCTACAATGGCACCTGATTTGGCGGCGTCCGGGGAGCGCTAG
- the ihpB gene encoding divalent metal ion exporter adaptor subunit IhpB — MKTSSTILVAIVAATLGAYGYSLLAPAGVTHTEHAEHSEQKKPNDHVEQDEHGADRIRISDVKLAAAGVVLAEAASATLTDTLSFNGILRANQEAVVQVTPRFPGVAKSIQKRIGDRVGKDDLLAAIESNQSLTVYELKAPIAGTIIERQISLGEYASEQKPAFVVADLSTIWVDLSIYRQDLRRVRLNDEVLIDPDDGRGEIKGTISYMAPIGSSETQTALARVVLPNPDGRLRPGLFVTARLILAARNVAVAVRRSAIQTLENRTIVFVREDGDKIEARPVELGDSDPRHVEIKAGLSAGEHYVAENSFVVKAEMGKGEAEHD, encoded by the coding sequence ATGAAGACATCCTCCACCATCCTGGTCGCCATCGTGGCCGCAACACTCGGCGCCTACGGCTATTCCCTGCTCGCGCCTGCCGGGGTCACGCACACCGAGCATGCCGAGCATTCCGAACAGAAGAAGCCGAACGACCATGTCGAGCAGGACGAGCACGGCGCCGACCGCATCCGCATCTCAGACGTCAAGCTGGCCGCCGCCGGCGTGGTGCTGGCGGAAGCTGCAAGCGCGACGCTGACCGATACACTGTCCTTCAACGGCATCTTGCGCGCCAACCAGGAAGCCGTCGTGCAGGTGACGCCGCGCTTTCCGGGAGTCGCCAAATCGATCCAGAAGCGCATCGGCGACAGGGTCGGCAAGGACGATCTGCTCGCCGCGATCGAGAGCAACCAGAGCCTCACCGTCTACGAGCTGAAGGCGCCGATCGCGGGCACGATCATCGAGCGGCAGATCTCGCTCGGCGAATACGCTTCCGAGCAGAAGCCGGCCTTCGTGGTCGCCGACCTCTCGACGATCTGGGTCGACCTGTCGATCTACCGGCAGGACCTCCGGCGCGTTCGTCTCAACGACGAGGTGCTGATCGATCCCGACGACGGCCGCGGCGAGATCAAGGGCACGATCTCCTACATGGCGCCGATCGGCAGCAGCGAGACCCAGACCGCGCTCGCCCGCGTGGTGCTGCCAAATCCGGACGGGCGCCTGCGTCCCGGCCTGTTCGTCACGGCGCGGCTGATCCTCGCCGCGCGCAACGTCGCTGTCGCCGTACGCCGAAGTGCGATCCAGACGCTGGAGAACAGGACCATCGTGTTCGTCCGCGAGGACGGCGACAAGATCGAGGCGCGTCCCGTGGAGCTCGGGGATTCCGATCCGCGCCATGTCGAGATCAAGGCCGGTCTTTCGGCCGGCGAGCATTACGTCGCGGAGAACAGCTTTGTCGTTAAGGCGGAGATGGGCAAGGGCGAGGCCGAACATGATTGA
- the ihpA gene encoding divalent metal ion exporter subunit IhpA, with the protein MSCRRTAARLACAMAIFVGPWLTQHTHAQTLTMRSALSRALAASPRLTAAERDVGIATGQRIQAGALLNPELSYEQDNSFGSGIYRGTRSAETTLQISQAFELFGKRDARIAAGAAGIEVAAIQRKAVRLEVLSETAIAFLSVLGAQRRIQILDEQIAAIDRLTPLLRRRVEAGASSPAETGRAEVASALVKADRERFKATLASARRELAVLMGDPAAKFGEVSGRLDTTGKTPTFQSVVAAIDANPQLVRWTAVYAQRNAELLMARLRPYPDVRIAAGWRHFNESNDDAVRLTVSVPIPVFDQNQGNILSAQESLAKTRAEREANRNTLIVVAGRAYDSLQGSLRELAVLRETAIPKAVEASEAISQGYGQGRFTLLEVLDAQASVTQARLREQEALQNFHAGVATIEGLVGNPFALARESAR; encoded by the coding sequence ATGTCTTGCAGACGGACTGCTGCGCGCCTGGCGTGCGCGATGGCAATTTTCGTTGGCCCCTGGCTGACGCAGCACACACACGCCCAGACGCTGACGATGCGGAGCGCGCTATCGCGTGCGCTGGCCGCGAGCCCGCGGCTCACCGCAGCAGAGCGCGACGTCGGCATCGCCACGGGGCAGCGCATCCAGGCCGGCGCGCTGCTCAATCCGGAACTGTCCTATGAACAGGACAATTCGTTCGGATCGGGCATCTATCGCGGCACAAGATCGGCCGAGACCACGCTCCAGATCAGCCAGGCCTTCGAGCTGTTCGGCAAGCGTGATGCGCGGATCGCCGCAGGCGCCGCCGGCATCGAGGTGGCCGCGATCCAGCGCAAGGCCGTCAGGCTGGAGGTGCTGTCAGAGACTGCGATCGCCTTCCTCAGCGTGCTCGGCGCGCAGCGGCGCATCCAGATCCTCGACGAGCAGATCGCCGCGATCGACCGCCTGACGCCGCTGCTGCGCCGCCGCGTCGAGGCCGGCGCCTCCTCGCCGGCCGAGACCGGGCGCGCCGAGGTCGCGTCCGCCCTGGTGAAGGCCGACCGCGAGCGCTTCAAGGCAACGCTGGCGAGTGCCAGGCGCGAGCTTGCAGTGCTGATGGGGGATCCCGCGGCAAAATTCGGCGAGGTCTCCGGCCGGCTCGACACCACGGGAAAGACGCCGACGTTCCAGTCGGTCGTCGCCGCCATCGATGCCAATCCGCAGCTGGTGCGCTGGACCGCGGTCTATGCCCAGCGCAACGCCGAGCTGTTGATGGCGCGCTTAAGGCCCTATCCCGACGTGCGGATCGCGGCGGGATGGCGCCATTTCAACGAGAGCAACGACGACGCGGTGCGCCTCACCGTCTCGGTGCCGATCCCCGTGTTCGACCAGAACCAGGGCAACATCCTCTCGGCGCAGGAAAGCCTCGCCAAGACAAGGGCCGAGCGCGAAGCCAACCGCAACACGCTGATCGTGGTCGCCGGCCGCGCCTACGACTCGCTGCAGGGCTCGCTGCGCGAGCTCGCGGTGCTGCGCGAGACCGCCATCCCCAAGGCCGTCGAAGCGTCCGAGGCGATCTCGCAAGGCTATGGCCAGGGCCGCTTCACCCTGCTCGAGGTGCTCGACGCCCAGGCGAGCGTCACCCAGGCGCGGCTGCGCGAGCAGGAGGCGCTGCAGAACTTCCATGCCGGCGTTGCGACCATCGAAGGCCTCGTCGGCAATCCCTTTGCGCTGGCCCGGGAGAGCGCGCGATGA
- a CDS encoding GDCCVxC domain-containing (seleno)protein, protein MQLESTLTCPECGHQTVEAMPADACQFFYDCAGCGKRLKPKEGDCCVFCSFGSAPCPPIQAGDCCSQT, encoded by the coding sequence ATCCAGCTTGAATCGACCCTCACCTGTCCAGAGTGCGGCCATCAAACGGTCGAGGCCATGCCGGCGGACGCGTGTCAGTTCTTCTATGATTGCGCGGGGTGCGGCAAACGGCTGAAGCCGAAGGAAGGCGACTGTTGCGTGTTTTGCTCCTTCGGCTCGGCCCCCTGTCCGCCAATCCAGGCGGGTGATTGCTGTTCGCAGACTTAG
- a CDS encoding cation transporter, producing MEEVAASGCADCCSAGVPVFDGLDPRYKRVLWTVIAINATMFVSEMTAGHLAGSQALKADALDFLADTVTYGLSLSVIGASIKTRATAALFKGLSLSAMAAWVFGSTLYQTLVLGLPRAELMGAMSLAALAANLTSVLLLARYKDGDANVRSVWLCSRNDAIGNVIVMVAAIGVFGTATAWPDLAVAAVMAGIFLTSSLQILRQAWAEHRGGQAAVTA from the coding sequence ATGGAGGAAGTCGCCGCGTCAGGCTGCGCCGACTGCTGCTCGGCGGGCGTTCCGGTCTTCGACGGGCTCGATCCGCGATACAAGCGTGTGCTGTGGACCGTCATCGCCATCAACGCGACGATGTTCGTCAGTGAAATGACGGCGGGCCATTTGGCCGGCTCGCAGGCTCTCAAAGCCGACGCACTCGACTTCCTGGCCGACACCGTCACCTACGGCCTGAGTCTTTCGGTGATCGGCGCGAGCATCAAGACGCGTGCCACCGCCGCGTTGTTCAAGGGGTTGTCGCTCAGTGCCATGGCCGCCTGGGTGTTCGGGTCAACGCTCTATCAGACCCTGGTCCTGGGGCTCCCGCGTGCGGAGCTGATGGGAGCGATGAGCCTCGCCGCGCTAGCGGCGAACCTGACCTCGGTTCTCCTGCTCGCGCGCTACAAGGACGGTGACGCCAACGTGCGCTCGGTTTGGCTCTGCTCGCGCAATGACGCGATCGGCAACGTCATCGTGATGGTCGCTGCCATCGGTGTATTTGGAACCGCGACGGCATGGCCCGATCTGGCTGTCGCCGCCGTAATGGCTGGAATCTTCCTGACCTCTTCGCTGCAAATCTTGCGGCAAGCATGGGCAGAGCATCGCGGCGGGCAAGCTGCCGTGACTGCCTGA
- the pepT gene encoding peptidase T, with protein MSSLSFSHTVTERFLRYVTIDTQSDPESPASPSTEKQKDLGRVLAAELKAMGVADAHLDDFGYVYGTIPANTTKKVPVICFCSHMDTSPDVTGKDVKPQLVKDYRGGDITLPGDTSQVIRFTEHPALKNQIGNDIITTDGTTLLGADNKAGVAEIMDAAHFFINNPDVKHGTIKILFTPDEEIGRGVDNVDLKKLGADFGYTMDGESAGSVEDETFSADGATITINGVSAHPGYAKGKMEHAIKIAAAIVERLPKEGCSPETTSGKQGFLHPIGIDGALEQATLSFIVRDFTEEGLKEKEVLLENIVKDVMKDYPRSTYKFEVREQYRNMKQVIDRHPQILEYAIEAIRRAGLRPMRTAIRGGTDGSRLSFMGLPCPNIFAGEHAFHSRLEWVSRQDMEKAVQTIVHLAMIWEEKA; from the coding sequence ATGTCCTCCCTCTCCTTTTCGCACACCGTGACCGAACGCTTCCTGCGCTACGTCACCATCGACACCCAGTCCGATCCGGAATCCCCGGCCTCGCCCTCGACCGAGAAGCAGAAAGATCTCGGCCGCGTGCTCGCCGCCGAGCTGAAGGCCATGGGCGTCGCCGACGCGCATCTCGACGACTTCGGCTACGTCTACGGAACGATTCCGGCCAATACGACCAAGAAGGTGCCGGTGATCTGTTTCTGCTCGCACATGGACACCTCGCCCGACGTGACCGGCAAGGACGTCAAGCCGCAGCTGGTGAAGGACTATCGCGGCGGCGATATCACCCTGCCGGGCGATACCAGCCAGGTGATCCGCTTCACTGAACATCCCGCGCTGAAGAACCAGATCGGCAACGACATCATCACCACCGACGGCACCACGCTGCTCGGCGCCGACAACAAGGCCGGCGTTGCCGAGATCATGGATGCCGCGCACTTCTTCATCAACAACCCCGATGTGAAGCACGGCACCATCAAGATCCTGTTCACGCCGGACGAGGAGATCGGCCGTGGCGTCGACAATGTCGACCTGAAGAAGCTCGGCGCCGATTTCGGCTATACCATGGACGGCGAGAGCGCCGGCAGCGTCGAGGACGAGACCTTCTCGGCCGACGGCGCCACCATCACCATCAACGGCGTCAGCGCACATCCAGGCTACGCCAAGGGCAAGATGGAGCACGCGATCAAGATCGCCGCGGCAATCGTCGAGCGGCTGCCGAAGGAAGGCTGCTCGCCCGAGACGACGTCAGGCAAGCAGGGCTTTCTGCATCCGATCGGCATCGACGGCGCGCTGGAGCAGGCGACGCTCTCCTTCATCGTGCGCGACTTCACCGAGGAAGGGCTGAAGGAGAAGGAAGTCCTGCTCGAGAACATCGTCAAGGACGTGATGAAGGACTATCCGCGCTCGACCTACAAGTTCGAGGTCAGGGAGCAGTACCGCAACATGAAGCAGGTGATCGACCGTCACCCGCAGATCCTCGAATATGCCATCGAGGCGATCCGCCGTGCCGGCCTGCGCCCGATGCGCACCGCGATCCGCGGCGGCACCGACGGCTCGCGCCTGTCCTTCATGGGCCTGCCCTGCCCCAACATCTTCGCCGGCGAGCACGCGTTTCATTCGCGGCTCGAATGGGTCAGCCGGCAGGACATGGAAAAGGCGGTGCAGACGATCGTGCATCTCGCGATGATCTGGGAGGAGAAGGCTTAG
- a CDS encoding HU family DNA-binding protein — translation MAKKDSAKKDSAKKAAAPATITLKHLAADIAESQDLSKKHAEAVLTDMVDLIAKHLKKGDRVRIVGLGILQVRKRAARTGRNPATGEAIHIKASKKVAFRPVKELKEAI, via the coding sequence ATGGCTAAGAAGGATTCGGCCAAGAAGGATTCGGCGAAGAAGGCAGCCGCTCCTGCCACCATCACGCTCAAGCACCTCGCCGCTGACATTGCGGAGAGCCAGGACCTCTCGAAGAAGCACGCCGAGGCCGTCCTGACCGACATGGTCGATCTGATCGCCAAGCACCTCAAGAAGGGCGACCGCGTCCGCATCGTCGGTCTCGGCATCCTCCAGGTCCGCAAGCGCGCCGCCCGCACCGGCCGCAACCCCGCCACCGGCGAGGCGATCCACATCAAGGCCAGCAAGAAGGTCGCCTTCCGCCCGGTCAAGGAGCTCAAGGAAGCGATCTAG
- a CDS encoding spinster family MFS transporter produces MVDVTSQVSVQTAAAAPPSPRRYYVLGLLTIIYALNFLDRTIFNVLIEPIKKEFQLSDTMMGLLAGFGFALFYSLLGIPIARVADRLNRRNIVAVAFAFWSAMTALCGAASSVTSLALARIGVGIGESAGSPASQSIVADLFTKNERPRALGIYAIGTYLGVFLGYFIGGYVNQHYGWRMAFYVAGLPGILLALILWLTISEPKRGAMQESFVPEPLGPTLRFLASQQSFIIVLVGFCLTTYTNYATAAWIPPFLARVHHLSSAEIGTYAGTFKGLAGMAGTLLGGFVVAQISRRDDRWKLWAPAITSGLAGPVFALCMLTQDFSLMVAMLALTSFLVGFHLGPIFAIAQTVAKPSMRALASALIALTATCFGQGVGPLAVGMVNDALKGTYGADAVRYSLLSAAVTTTLGALLFVWAARTIRGDIGRTA; encoded by the coding sequence ATGGTCGATGTGACGTCACAAGTCTCGGTGCAAACGGCCGCGGCGGCGCCCCCCTCACCGCGCCGCTATTACGTGCTGGGCCTGCTCACCATCATCTATGCGCTGAACTTCCTCGACCGCACGATCTTCAACGTCCTGATCGAGCCGATCAAGAAGGAGTTTCAGCTCAGCGACACCATGATGGGCCTGCTTGCGGGCTTCGGCTTCGCACTGTTCTATTCCCTGCTCGGCATTCCCATCGCGCGCGTCGCCGACCGGCTCAACCGGCGCAACATCGTCGCGGTGGCCTTTGCGTTCTGGAGTGCGATGACCGCGCTGTGCGGCGCGGCCTCGAGCGTGACCTCGCTGGCGCTGGCGCGCATCGGCGTCGGCATCGGCGAATCCGCGGGCTCGCCCGCCTCGCAGTCGATCGTCGCCGATCTCTTCACCAAGAACGAGCGGCCGCGCGCGCTCGGCATCTACGCCATCGGCACCTATCTCGGCGTCTTCCTCGGCTATTTCATCGGCGGCTACGTCAACCAGCACTATGGCTGGCGGATGGCGTTCTACGTCGCCGGCCTGCCCGGCATCCTGCTCGCATTGATCCTGTGGCTGACGATCTCCGAGCCGAAGCGCGGCGCGATGCAGGAGAGTTTCGTGCCCGAGCCGCTCGGGCCGACACTGCGCTTCCTGGCCTCGCAGCAGAGCTTCATCATCGTGCTGGTCGGCTTCTGCCTCACCACCTACACGAACTACGCAACGGCGGCGTGGATCCCGCCGTTCCTGGCACGCGTGCACCATCTGTCGAGCGCCGAGATCGGCACCTATGCCGGCACCTTCAAGGGGCTCGCCGGCATGGCCGGCACCCTGCTCGGCGGCTTCGTGGTGGCGCAGATCAGCCGCCGCGACGACCGCTGGAAGCTGTGGGCGCCGGCGATCACCTCAGGGCTGGCCGGCCCGGTGTTCGCGCTGTGCATGCTGACGCAGGATTTTTCGTTGATGGTCGCCATGCTGGCGCTGACCTCGTTCCTGGTCGGCTTCCATCTCGGACCGATCTTCGCGATCGCGCAGACGGTGGCGAAGCCGAGCATGCGGGCGCTCGCCTCCGCCCTGATCGCGCTGACCGCCACCTGCTTCGGCCAGGGCGTCGGCCCGCTGGCCGTCGGCATGGTCAACGACGCCCTGAAGGGCACTTATGGCGCGGACGCCGTGCGCTATTCCCTGCTCTCGGCGGCGGTCACGACCACGCTGGGAGCCCTGCTGTTCGTCTGGGCGGCCCGCACGATCCGGGGCGATATCGGCCGGACCGCCTGA
- a CDS encoding aromatic ring-hydroxylating dioxygenase subunit alpha yields the protein MTMTQRDRDLGTAYATKPAHTRTELTSVVRGTPMGELLRRYWHPVGLVSDAADTPKKVRALGEDLVLFRDKHGRAGLLHARCCHRGTTLYYGKVEEDGIRCCYHGWKFDAEGHCLEQPCEPDGGQFKDKVRQPWYPVEERYGLIFAYMGPAEKRPVLPAYECLENMDEGEFVEADDSSIGGGGPAIIPCNWLQHFENVVDPYHVPVLHGSFSGPQFTNMMASMPEVKFDKTPRGIAVRSIRKQDDGKVFYRVTEAALPTLRVVPNPRVAQFARVESIGWTLPIDDTSFRIYVAGRVKTSGDIGRMRSKFNGKFWWDMTEAEHQQFPGDYEAQVGQGPVTVHSEEHFGQSDRGILMIRRLLSEQLEAMEADRDPIGVSFDAGAAPVEFEAGNYIREG from the coding sequence ATGACGATGACCCAGCGGGATCGCGATCTCGGCACCGCCTATGCGACGAAGCCGGCGCATACGCGTACCGAGCTCACCTCGGTCGTGCGCGGCACGCCGATGGGAGAATTGCTGCGCCGCTACTGGCATCCGGTCGGGCTGGTCAGCGACGCCGCCGACACGCCGAAGAAGGTGCGTGCGCTCGGCGAGGATCTGGTGCTGTTCCGCGACAAGCATGGCCGCGCCGGCCTGTTGCACGCGCGCTGCTGCCATCGCGGCACCACGCTCTACTATGGCAAGGTCGAGGAAGACGGCATCCGCTGCTGCTATCACGGCTGGAAGTTCGACGCCGAAGGCCACTGTCTCGAGCAGCCCTGCGAGCCCGACGGTGGCCAGTTCAAGGACAAGGTGCGCCAGCCCTGGTACCCGGTCGAGGAGCGCTACGGGCTGATCTTCGCCTATATGGGCCCGGCCGAGAAACGCCCGGTGCTGCCGGCCTACGAATGCCTGGAAAACATGGACGAAGGCGAGTTCGTCGAGGCCGACGATTCCTCGATCGGCGGCGGCGGCCCCGCGATCATCCCCTGCAACTGGCTCCAGCATTTCGAGAACGTGGTCGATCCCTATCACGTGCCGGTGCTGCACGGCTCGTTCTCGGGACCCCAATTCACCAACATGATGGCCTCGATGCCGGAGGTGAAGTTCGACAAGACGCCGCGCGGCATCGCCGTGCGCTCGATCCGCAAGCAGGACGACGGCAAGGTGTTTTACCGCGTCACCGAAGCCGCCCTCCCCACCTTGCGCGTCGTTCCCAATCCGCGCGTGGCGCAATTCGCCCGCGTCGAGTCGATCGGCTGGACGCTGCCGATCGACGACACCTCGTTCCGCATCTACGTCGCCGGCCGCGTCAAGACTTCCGGCGACATCGGCCGCATGCGCTCGAAGTTCAACGGAAAATTCTGGTGGGACATGACGGAAGCCGAGCACCAGCAATTCCCCGGCGATTACGAGGCCCAAGTCGGCCAAGGCCCCGTGACCGTTCACTCCGAGGAGCATTTCGGCCAGAGCGATCGCGGCATCCTGATGATCCGGCGCTTGCTGAGCGAGCAACTGGAGGCGATGGAGGCAGACCGCGATCCGATCGGCGTGTCGTTCGACGCAGGTGCTGCGCCGGTCGAATTCGAAGCGGGGAATTACATCCGCGAAGGCTGA